One part of the Magallana gigas chromosome 5, xbMagGiga1.1, whole genome shotgun sequence genome encodes these proteins:
- the LOC105329328 gene encoding uncharacterized protein, with protein sequence MNPFEDDMIEENDDESKNPFFEDMTNDDDDDEMGSGGGDGGDDLIKKSDEKSKNPFTQDTQDTTGDRGDDNAVEDSGDEMLDLFSVDYDSLSIPWKSFLQSFNLNVKKLYKPTCVKMIGTRLKSLKALSIVGKWGSGRTTLAKQVILQCAQSFVNSTCKFTTIDRATSWKKGVHDGCASFIYLPDCVKEWYTPSHVEDVAECLKDMLIRPSDQCYVVLSVNENTWSKYEHILSQCDIFKGKRLHFMHNKEIMSSNDYKEMLHVIVQNRVKLDSLTSKTSAILAAKENDVIGLPELMTLSCKNRRILSNVARFCAEPLSVIKDDLKQMSESPKISEKHKFVVLTYAMIHNGSFSLQKLNENMLRSIRTIFAVFSPPDDYFEDAVDKLMEEYLEISTDKETLCTQHEIITRILFEIVAEIKIEFLIQNCDSRLLLNCIRPATFTFSSMFSKFNKELVVGIEPGHHQALCERFKQIEIGGENEVRKHVIMEDAAFQRLMML encoded by the exons ATGAATCCATTTGAAGATGACATGATTGAGGAGAATGATGATGAATCAAAGAATCCGTTCTTTGAAGATATGACgaatgatgacgatgatgatgaaATGGGTAGTGGTGGGGGCGATGGCGGTGATGATCTGATAAAAAAGAGTGATGAGAAATCCAAGAATCCATTTACCCAAGATACCCAAGATACAACGGGTGATCGTGGTGATGATAATGCTGTGGAAGATAGTGGAGATGAAATGTTGGATCTTTTCTCTGTTGATTATGACAGCTTGAGCATTCCTTGGAAAAGTTTTCTACAGAGCT TCAATCTTAACGTGAAAAAGTTGTACAAACCCACTTGCGTCAAGATGATAGGAACCCGCTTGAAATCTCTTAAAGCCTTGTCCATTGTTGGCAAATGGGGCAGCGGTCGAACAACTCTGGCAAAACAAGTCATTCTCCAGTGTGCTCAAAGTTTTGTAAACAGCACCTGCAAATTTACAACAATTGACAGAGCTACAAGCTGGAAGAAAGGTGTGCATGACGGTTGTGCGAGTTTCATTTACCTACCCGACTGTGTCAAAGAATGGTACACACCGAGTCATGTGGAAGACGTCGCAGAGTGTTTGAAGGACATGCTTATCAGACCCTCTGATCAATGTTACGTCGTGCTAAGCGTTAACGAGAATACCTGGTCCAAATACGAACATATTCTATCACAATGCGACATATTCAAAGGAAAAAGGTTGCATTTCATgcataataaagaaataatgtCTTCAAATGATTACAAAGAAATGTTACACGTAATTGTCCAGAACAGAGTCAAACTAGACAGCCTTACTTCTAAAACCAGTGCAATTCTCGCTGCCAAAGAGAACGATGTCATAGGGTTACCTGAACTTATGACCCTCTCATGCAAAAATCGTCGAATTTTGAGTAACGTTGCGAGATTTTGTGCGGAACCTTTAAGTGTTATTAAAGATGACTTGAAACAAATGTCGGAATCTCCGAAGATTTCAGAAAAACACAAGTTTGTGGTGCTAACCTACGCCATGATTCATAACGGCAGTTTCAGTTTACAAAAACTGAATGAGAATATGCTGAGATCAATTCGAACCATTTTTGCCGTTTTTAGTCCTCCTGATGACTACTTTGAGGATGCAGTTGACAAACTAATGGAAGAGTATCTTGAAATTAGCACAGACAAAGAAACACTCTGTACACAACATGAAATCATAACGCGCATTCTGTTTGAGATTGTCGCAGAGATTAAGATAGAATTTCTTATTCAGAATTGCGACTCAAGGCTTCTACTTAACTGCATCCGTCCTGCCACGTTTACTTTTTCATCTATGTTTAGCAAATTCAACAAGGAACTGGTGGTGGGAATTGAACCTGGCCATCACCAAGCTTTGTGTGAAAGATTTAAGCAAATCGAAATTGGGGGAGAAAACGAGGTACGGAAACACGTGATCATGGAAGATGCAGCATTTCAAAGACTCATGATGTTATAG